One Capsicum annuum cultivar UCD-10X-F1 chromosome 2, UCD10Xv1.1, whole genome shotgun sequence genomic window carries:
- the LOC107858552 gene encoding protein CHAPERONE-LIKE PROTEIN OF POR1, chloroplastic isoform X1: MTTSGVAASPIKYCLHLPVQCPGFREKRVSVSNVGRSRSHCIPTQKYCPRRTPLVKCAMEASFGCSTDDSAAIFPRINVKDPYKRLGINREASEDEIQAARNFLIQRYAGHKPSVDAIEAAHDKIIMQKFYDRKNPKIDIKKKVREMKQSRVVQAVTSRFRTPATKFIVKTSIAFVVLGALTVLFPTEEGPTLQVAISLITAIYLIHNRLKSKLRAFLYGAGAFIFSWLLGTFLMVSVVPPMLKGPRSLEVTTSLITYVLLWVSSTYLI, translated from the exons ATGACAACATCAGGAGTTGCTGCTAGTCCCATAAAATACTGTCTCCACTTACCTGTACAATGTCCAGGATTTCGTGAGAAGAGAGTTTCAGTTTCTAACGTAGGGAGATCAAG AAGTCATTGTATTCCTACACAGAAGTATTGCCCAAGAAGAACGCCTTTAGTCAAGTGTGCAATGGAAGCTTCTTTTGGTTGTTCTACAGATGACTCTGCTG CCATCTTTCCGAGAATCAATGTGAAGGACCCATACAAACGACTTGGAATTAATAGGGAAGCTTCTGAGGATGAAATCCAAGCTGCTAGGAACTTCCTAATACAAAGATATGCTGGTCATAAGCCAAGTGTTGATGCAATTGAAGCTGcccatgataaaataataatgcagaaattCTATGATAGAAAGAACCCGAAAATTGACATTAAAAAGAAAGTTAGGGAAATGAAACAATCTCGTGTTGTGCAGGCTGTCACTAGCAGGTTTAGAACACCAGCTACAAAGTTCATTGTTAAAACTTCCATTGCTTTCGTAGTCCTTGGTGCTCTTACAGTTCTCTTTCCTACTGAAGAAGGTCCAACCCTTCAAGTTGCCATTTCCTTGATCACTGCCATATATTTGATTCACAATCGGTTAAAGAGCAAACTTCGAGCTTTTCTATATGG AGCTGGTGCTTTTATTTTCTCTTGGCTTTTGGGGACATTTTTGATGGTGTCTGTGGTTCCTCCCATGCTTAAAGGGCCAAGGAGTTTGGAGGTGACAACGTCATTGATTACGTATGTACTTTTGTGGGTTTCTTCTACTTACCTCATATAG
- the LOC107858552 gene encoding protein CHAPERONE-LIKE PROTEIN OF POR1, chloroplastic isoform X2, whose translation MTTSGVAASPIKYCLHLPVQCPGFREKRVSVSNVGRSSHCIPTQKYCPRRTPLVKCAMEASFGCSTDDSAAIFPRINVKDPYKRLGINREASEDEIQAARNFLIQRYAGHKPSVDAIEAAHDKIIMQKFYDRKNPKIDIKKKVREMKQSRVVQAVTSRFRTPATKFIVKTSIAFVVLGALTVLFPTEEGPTLQVAISLITAIYLIHNRLKSKLRAFLYGAGAFIFSWLLGTFLMVSVVPPMLKGPRSLEVTTSLITYVLLWVSSTYLI comes from the exons ATGACAACATCAGGAGTTGCTGCTAGTCCCATAAAATACTGTCTCCACTTACCTGTACAATGTCCAGGATTTCGTGAGAAGAGAGTTTCAGTTTCTAACGTAGGGAGATCAAG TCATTGTATTCCTACACAGAAGTATTGCCCAAGAAGAACGCCTTTAGTCAAGTGTGCAATGGAAGCTTCTTTTGGTTGTTCTACAGATGACTCTGCTG CCATCTTTCCGAGAATCAATGTGAAGGACCCATACAAACGACTTGGAATTAATAGGGAAGCTTCTGAGGATGAAATCCAAGCTGCTAGGAACTTCCTAATACAAAGATATGCTGGTCATAAGCCAAGTGTTGATGCAATTGAAGCTGcccatgataaaataataatgcagaaattCTATGATAGAAAGAACCCGAAAATTGACATTAAAAAGAAAGTTAGGGAAATGAAACAATCTCGTGTTGTGCAGGCTGTCACTAGCAGGTTTAGAACACCAGCTACAAAGTTCATTGTTAAAACTTCCATTGCTTTCGTAGTCCTTGGTGCTCTTACAGTTCTCTTTCCTACTGAAGAAGGTCCAACCCTTCAAGTTGCCATTTCCTTGATCACTGCCATATATTTGATTCACAATCGGTTAAAGAGCAAACTTCGAGCTTTTCTATATGG AGCTGGTGCTTTTATTTTCTCTTGGCTTTTGGGGACATTTTTGATGGTGTCTGTGGTTCCTCCCATGCTTAAAGGGCCAAGGAGTTTGGAGGTGACAACGTCATTGATTACGTATGTACTTTTGTGGGTTTCTTCTACTTACCTCATATAG
- the LOC107858551 gene encoding fructose-bisphosphate aldolase 1, chloroplastic, with product MASASLLKTSPVINKTDFIKGQPLRQVSVVRCHPSPPSGITVRASSYADELVKTAKTIASPGRGILAMDESNATCGKRLDSIGLDNTEANRQAYRTLLVSAPGLGKYISGAILFEETLYQSTVDGKKIVDVLLGQNIVPGIKVDKGLVPLAGSNNESWCQGLDGLASRSAAYYQQGARFAKWRTVVSIPNGPSALAVKEAAWGLARYAAISQDNGLVPIVEPEILLDGEHNIDRTFEVAQKVWAEVFFYLAENNVMFEGILLKPSMVTPGAECKERATPAQVADYTLKLLHRRIPPAVPGIMFLSGGQSEVEATLNLNAMNQSLNPWHVSFSYARALQNTCLKTWGGRPENVQAAQEALLTRASANSLAQLGKYTGEGESEEAKKGMFVKGYTY from the exons atggccTCAGCATCTCTCCTCAAGACATCACCAGTCATTAACAAAACTGACTTCATAAAGGGTCAGCCTCTTCGCCAAGTCTCCGTTGTCCGGTGCCACCCTTCTCCTCCTTCCGGAATCACTGTCCGTGCCAGTTCCTATGCTGATGAACTCGTCAAAACCGCG AAAACAATTGCATCTCCTGGTCGTGGAATTTTGGCGATGGATGAGTCAAATGCTACCTGCGGGAAGCGTTTAGATTCAATCGGACTAGACAACACTGAAGCTAATCGCCAGGCATACAGGACCCTTCTTGTTTCAGCTCCAGGACTTGGTAAATACATTTCAGGTGCCATCCTTTTTGAGGAGACACTTTACCAGTCCACTGTTGATGGAAAGAAAATTGTTGATGTACTTCTTGGGCAGAACATTGTTCCTGGAATTAAGGTTGACAAG GGTCTAGTTCCCTTGGCTGGTTCAAACAATGAGTCTTGGTGCCAAGGTCTTGATGGCCTTGCCTCGCGCTCTGCTGCTTACTACCAACAAGGCGCTCGTTTTGCTAAATG GCGTACTGTGGTGAGCATTCCCAATGGTCCTTCTGCGCTTGCAGTGAAGGAAGCAGCCTGGGGTCTCGCTCGCTATGCTGCAATTTCTCAA GACAATGGGTTGGTACCAATTGTTGAGCCAGAGATTTTGCTTGATGGTGAACACAATATTGATAGGACCTTCGAGGTTGCGCAGAAGGTGTGGGCTGAAGTTTTCTTCTACCTTGCCGAAAACAATGTCATGTTTGAAGGTATCCTCTTGAAGCCTAGCATGGTCACCCCCGGAGCAGAGTGCAAGGAGAGGGCCACCCCAGCTCAAGTTGCTGATTATACACTCAAGCTCCTCCACCGAAGAATTCCCCCCGCTGTCCCTGGAATCATG TTTTTGTCTGGTGGACAATCTGAAGTGGAGGCTACTCTTAACTTGAATGCTATGAACCAATCTCTCAATCCATGGCATGTATCGTTCTCATATGCCAGAGCCCTTCAGAACACATGCCTCAAGACATGGGGTGGAAGACCAGAAAATGTGCAGGCAGCTCAGGAAGCTTTGCTTACTAGAGCAAGTGCCAACTCTCTCGCACAGCTTGGCAAATACACCGGTGAGGGTGAGTCTGAGGAGGCCAAGAAAGGAATGTTTGTGAAAGGATACACCTACTGA